The Methanomethylovorans hollandica DSM 15978 genome includes a region encoding these proteins:
- a CDS encoding nucleotidyltransferase family protein, with protein MKACIMCGGEGTRLRPLTFERPKPSIPILNKPSVVHLIEHLAKEGFNDIVITLGYMAEKIEEQLGDGRIYGVHINYVYEDKKLGTAGGVKNAEKYLKGETFLVLGGDHVLNLNLRELYRFHERMNAKVTIGLLSIDDPSEFGIADMDVNNRIHRFLEKPGPGEIFSNLASTGIYVCNPEILDMIPENKEYDFARDLFPKLLNNGEKINGVLARGNWTDVGSPAAYRQAQRWMLSGMPGTVIEGRFTTKDARINGPLQLGHNVSVGSNSAIVGPIIIGENTSIGDNVLIGPYTTIGSNCTIDNDSRILSSYIFNDVTIGKNTNVSGSIIDNRTTVGDNCCLENGTVIGPDVVIRSGATVHSNVKIWPKQTIKEGMNVKENIVSHP; from the coding sequence ATGAAAGCATGTATTATGTGTGGGGGAGAGGGGACCAGGCTGCGCCCTTTGACATTCGAAAGGCCAAAACCGAGCATTCCTATACTCAACAAGCCTTCAGTAGTTCATCTTATTGAACACCTGGCAAAGGAGGGGTTCAATGACATAGTCATTACTCTTGGATATATGGCTGAAAAAATAGAAGAACAACTTGGAGACGGCCGGATATATGGCGTACATATCAATTATGTATACGAAGATAAAAAGCTCGGCACTGCGGGCGGTGTAAAGAATGCCGAAAAATATCTGAAAGGAGAGACATTCCTTGTACTTGGCGGAGACCATGTACTAAATCTTAACCTCAGAGAATTATATCGTTTCCATGAACGGATGAATGCAAAAGTCACAATTGGACTGCTCTCTATCGACGATCCGAGTGAGTTCGGTATCGCAGACATGGATGTGAACAACAGGATACATCGCTTTCTGGAGAAACCTGGTCCTGGAGAAATATTCAGTAACCTTGCAAGTACAGGTATCTACGTGTGCAACCCTGAGATCCTGGACATGATACCAGAAAACAAGGAATATGATTTCGCTCGTGACCTGTTCCCCAAACTCCTTAATAATGGGGAAAAGATCAACGGAGTACTCGCCAGAGGCAATTGGACAGATGTAGGAAGTCCTGCTGCCTATAGACAGGCACAACGCTGGATGCTGTCAGGCATGCCGGGAACAGTAATAGAAGGGCGTTTTACAACTAAAGATGCCCGCATCAATGGCCCCTTGCAACTTGGCCATAATGTTTCCGTAGGCTCCAATTCAGCTATCGTTGGACCCATTATAATAGGTGAGAACACATCAATCGGAGATAATGTGCTCATAGGCCCATACACTACCATTGGTTCAAATTGCACTATAGACAATGACAGCAGGATTTTATCATCGTATATTTTCAATGATGTGACTATCGGAAAAAACACAAACGTATCAGGTAGCATCATCGATAACCGCACAACTGTGGGTGACAATTGTTGTCTGGAAAATGGAACCGTTATCGGGCCTGATGTGGTAATACGCAGCGGAGCTACAGTACATTCTAATGTAAAGATCTGGCCGAAACAAACAATAAAAGAAGGAATGAACGTCAAGGAAAACATTGTCAGCCACCCCTGA
- a CDS encoding OB-fold nucleic acid binding domain-containing protein — MLVLLTMVLLSLCVAYVTFYQEGTQIQELSTSSKPGEIAYLEGTVVSERFTNTGDHLLIDVEHGSDTTKVFVSRDKGAKEIASVITENSKVRVTGEVQEYQGELEIVVQDANGIEML, encoded by the coding sequence ATGCTCGTTTTGTTAACGATGGTGCTTTTGTCGCTATGCGTAGCTTACGTGACCTTTTACCAGGAAGGAACACAGATACAGGAACTTAGTACTTCTTCCAAACCCGGAGAGATAGCATATCTTGAAGGTACTGTAGTATCTGAGCGTTTTACAAATACCGGAGATCATTTACTGATAGATGTGGAACATGGTTCAGATACCACAAAGGTCTTTGTGTCCAGGGATAAAGGAGCTAAAGAAATAGCCTCTGTTATCACTGAAAATAGCAAAGTGCGGGTTACCGGCGAAGTCCAGGAATATCAGGGTGAGCTGGAAATCGTGGTTCAGGATGCCAATGGCATTGAAATGCTTTAA
- a CDS encoding FKBP-type peptidyl-prolyl cis-trans isomerase codes for MILIILIIAFSSGCTDNDPSAIVEKGDNISVNYIGKYDNGTVFDTSLIDVAKESGLYDASRNYEPMSFVVGAEQMISGFDNGVLNMTIGEKKTFKLSPDEAYGEYNPEYLVPVPRSDMENASIVLEIGNQVGTMMGIATIVDINDTNVTLDFNSPLAGKNLTFDVEVVSIDKASKE; via the coding sequence TTGATCCTTATAATATTGATCATAGCTTTTTCAAGCGGCTGTACAGATAATGACCCGTCAGCAATTGTGGAAAAAGGCGACAATATTAGCGTGAACTACATAGGAAAGTATGATAACGGTACTGTTTTTGATACATCATTGATCGATGTTGCAAAAGAGTCAGGACTATACGATGCTTCAAGAAACTATGAACCTATGTCATTTGTTGTCGGAGCAGAACAAATGATCAGCGGTTTTGACAACGGGGTACTTAATATGACCATAGGCGAAAAGAAAACATTCAAGCTTTCACCAGATGAAGCCTATGGAGAATATAACCCGGAATATCTTGTCCCAGTACCTAGGTCTGATATGGAAAATGCAAGTATAGTGCTGGAAATAGGCAATCAGGTAGGAACAATGATGGGAATTGCCACAATAGTAGACATTAATGATACGAATGTGACACTTGACTTTAATTCCCCACTTGCTGGCAAGAATCTGACATTCGATGTTGAAGTGGTTTCTATAGATAAGGCTAGTAAAGAGTAA
- a CDS encoding phosphatase PAP2 family protein: MKAIFFQLLLISIIFLMILAGCYVFLPEVQRKRFAWTKDIKDQILSPHVYPYLILAGFIYLLMKSQVIFSMQSKVIYFPQLAQYILLLEGSKVSYFQMVINPVLTYISAFIYLCGFSYLLVFTFLLLIITRQFKVLQEYAIGFILTYLVAFPFYILTPVKVTGYSLPNVAPLLYDLDPALREALYIVDPLQDNCFPSLHAALSIMAMLIVLFRTDFKRFKIFAVALTVAIQFTIFYLGIHWITDFIAGIALGCLSYYVATRYSQYIASHIPLLSGIKLD, encoded by the coding sequence ATGAAGGCTATTTTTTTTCAGTTACTATTGATCTCTATCATTTTTCTAATGATACTTGCAGGATGCTACGTTTTTCTGCCAGAAGTTCAGCGGAAGCGGTTTGCATGGACAAAGGACATCAAGGATCAAATTCTGTCTCCTCACGTCTATCCGTATCTGATCCTTGCAGGATTCATCTATCTGCTCATGAAATCACAGGTTATTTTTTCAATGCAATCCAAGGTGATCTATTTTCCACAATTGGCGCAATATATCTTGCTTCTGGAAGGCAGTAAAGTAAGCTATTTCCAGATGGTGATCAACCCTGTACTGACATATATAAGTGCTTTCATCTACCTATGTGGTTTCTCATATCTGCTGGTATTTACTTTTCTTTTGCTCATAATTACCCGGCAATTCAAAGTTTTGCAGGAATATGCTATTGGTTTTATTCTGACATATCTTGTAGCTTTTCCTTTCTATATATTGACGCCTGTGAAGGTGACAGGTTATTCTCTTCCTAATGTAGCACCATTATTGTATGATCTCGATCCTGCTTTAAGGGAAGCATTGTATATTGTGGACCCACTGCAGGATAATTGTTTTCCTAGTCTGCATGCGGCCTTGTCCATAATGGCAATGCTTATAGTTCTGTTCAGAACAGATTTCAAAAGGTTTAAAATTTTTGCAGTTGCATTGACAGTTGCTATACAGTTTACCATATTTTATTTGGGCATACACTGGATCACAGATTTCATAGCAGGTATAGCTTTGGGTTGTCTTAGTTATTATGTTGCCACAAGGTATAGTCAGTATATAGCCAGCCACATTCCCTTATTAAGTGGTATTAAATTAGATTGA
- a CDS encoding PGF-pre-PGF domain-containing protein produces MFLISAGICAADLVITPIEPKTISENERLNFNVTARDTENINATIRVEALNLPAGATFRPSTQNPDRYAFDWTPRNDSLGTRHVTFRATISGTNDSVSIIVPINVIGVDKTNLVQAIAAANGKIASVVPGNEINQYPQSAIDAFRAAISTAQGVADNTRATQTGVNNARSALATAEAAFDAARITSIDKSTLTTAIAEANAKASTATPGTGIGQYSQASIDTFRAAIAAAQTVANNGNATNAEVGQAVTSLRTAAATFDAARQAAPSSVTNLRETATGQSWIRWAWTNPNDADFNNVMVYLDGVLVTSTSSRNTSAYNATGLLEGSVHTIGIQTVDTAGNINPSIVTDQATTMTIDRAPPARVTGIKESNVGASWIHWTWTNPADPDFSEARIYIDGKLVTSTPNNDYNATGLSNGVEHTISIETVDTSGNINTEQVSDSATTLKLPVISNLEGKDIRTSSITLEWDASEDTATVHISQNGVLLANVTDSTYTHRDLTSSTTYNYTLVPYNQNGLHGEAVSISLTTSAASSGGGGGGGSSRKSSGGSSSTGSSSSGGGGGGGAGSVEDFVNVAAKDVDNEYLRMNQNVTYEFSREGNPIQEVSFYSLKNSGEITSTIEVLNNRSKLVSTNPEGLIYKHINIWVGKAGFATSENIRDARVEFIVNNSWIEEMEISAGDIKLQRYNGTAWEVLPTTLENNNTSYSIFEAQTPGFSPFAITAGKMLASANDGDMNLSNVEDIELEGTKAEKSRIWTYIMAFLLIGIIAVGYEYLKRQKN; encoded by the coding sequence TTGTTTTTAATTTCAGCTGGAATTTGTGCAGCTGACCTTGTAATTACACCTATTGAACCTAAAACAATCAGCGAAAATGAGCGTCTGAATTTTAATGTCACTGCAAGAGATACCGAGAATATTAATGCCACAATAAGAGTTGAAGCTCTGAATTTGCCAGCTGGGGCAACATTTAGGCCAAGTACACAAAATCCAGATAGATACGCTTTCGACTGGACCCCTCGTAACGACAGTCTTGGCACACGTCATGTAACATTCAGAGCAACTATTAGTGGCACTAATGATAGTGTTAGCATAATAGTCCCAATCAACGTCATAGGAGTGGATAAAACCAATTTGGTGCAAGCAATTGCAGCTGCCAATGGGAAAATAGCAAGCGTGGTTCCAGGAAATGAGATAAACCAATACCCACAATCAGCAATAGATGCATTCAGAGCAGCAATTTCCACAGCACAGGGAGTTGCGGACAATACACGTGCCACGCAAACAGGGGTAAACAATGCAAGAAGTGCTCTGGCAACTGCTGAAGCTGCTTTTGATGCTGCCAGAATAACATCCATAGATAAAAGCACATTGACAACAGCCATTGCTGAAGCAAATGCAAAGGCGTCAACAGCAACTCCCGGGACTGGGATCGGCCAGTACTCGCAAGCATCAATAGATACATTCAGAGCAGCAATTGCTGCGGCACAGACAGTTGCAAATAATGGAAACGCAACAAATGCAGAAGTCGGCCAGGCAGTTACATCCCTGAGAACAGCTGCAGCAACATTCGACGCTGCAAGACAGGCTGCGCCTTCTTCTGTTACAAACCTGAGGGAAACAGCTACTGGACAAAGCTGGATCCGCTGGGCATGGACAAACCCAAATGATGCAGATTTCAATAATGTGATGGTCTACCTGGACGGAGTATTGGTAACAAGCACATCCAGCAGGAATACCAGTGCTTATAATGCAACAGGACTTCTTGAAGGATCAGTACACACAATCGGCATTCAAACTGTAGATACTGCCGGGAACATAAATCCTTCAATAGTAACTGATCAGGCGACCACCATGACCATAGACAGAGCCCCACCGGCACGTGTAACGGGCATTAAGGAAAGTAATGTAGGTGCAAGCTGGATACACTGGACATGGACTAATCCCGCAGACCCTGATTTCAGTGAAGCTCGGATCTACATAGATGGGAAACTGGTCACAAGTACCCCAAACAACGATTACAATGCAACAGGACTTAGCAACGGAGTGGAACATACCATCAGTATAGAAACCGTCGATACTTCCGGAAACATTAATACTGAACAAGTGAGTGATTCAGCTACCACACTGAAGCTGCCCGTAATTTCAAACCTCGAAGGAAAGGATATCAGGACAAGCTCGATCACACTGGAGTGGGATGCTTCCGAAGATACTGCAACGGTACATATAAGCCAGAATGGTGTTCTCCTTGCTAATGTAACAGATTCAACTTATACACATCGTGACCTTACTAGCTCCACAACTTACAACTATACTCTGGTCCCTTACAATCAAAATGGATTGCACGGAGAAGCAGTAAGTATCAGCCTCACTACGTCTGCAGCCAGCAGCGGAGGAGGAGGAGGAGGGGGTAGCAGCAGAAAAAGCAGTGGCGGCAGCAGTAGTACTGGTAGCAGTAGCAGCGGTGGTGGCGGTGGCGGTGGTGCAGGCAGCGTTGAGGACTTTGTAAACGTAGCCGCAAAAGATGTGGATAATGAATACCTCAGAATGAATCAAAATGTCACCTATGAGTTCTCAAGAGAAGGTAATCCTATACAGGAGGTCAGCTTTTATTCTCTTAAGAACTCCGGGGAGATAACGTCCACTATAGAGGTGCTTAACAACAGATCAAAACTCGTATCCACCAATCCTGAAGGATTAATCTATAAACACATCAATATATGGGTAGGTAAGGCTGGATTTGCTACATCTGAGAACATAAGGGATGCACGCGTGGAGTTCATAGTGAATAATTCATGGATTGAAGAGATGGAGATCAGCGCTGGTGACATTAAGTTACAGAGATATAATGGAACCGCATGGGAAGTGCTCCCCACAACTCTTGAAAACAACAATACAAGTTATTCCATATTCGAAGCCCAAACTCCTGGATTTTCTCCGTTTGCCATTACAGCTGGAAAGATGCTTGCATCTGCAAACGATGGTGACATGAACCTTTCAAATGTAGAAGATATTGAATTAGAGGGAACAAAGGCCGAAAAGTCAAGGATATGGACATACATAATGGCCTTCCTTCTGATAGGTATAATTGCAGTTGGATATGAATATTTAAAAAGACAAAAAAATTGA
- a CDS encoding tyrosine-type recombinase/integrase, translating to MTRNVDDIHCTDTGFLCAMERLKNSGIGQENINIIEKFVIACRREELAKNTIIWYINYSTRLAQRLHDMGYDKTIDKLEQDDFDRLLFYLEEERGLSPSSLRNYRKLIKKFYGWAYNGEPPRWIKDIKLNTIDTPVQPSDLLTQADFDKLMEACRHPRDKALIAVLADSGMRVGALASCRVKNVVFNQYGAILYISPTSQSKKNTPAKGIPLTWSTGYLNQWMAVHPLREDPEAPLWVTRDRNMEPLSYKSFRITIKKIAERAGIKKRVNPHSFRHLAITHWILDGYNEQEIKHRAGWSKGSTQMFKIYANFTDQEINDRIYEKCGLKTEDKRHVTLKKCPRCSNVLRQSDKFCSQCSLVLDRQALDEIKQYEDRLPEILQLVMRSEKARELMGNMEKS from the coding sequence ATGACTCGCAATGTTGATGATATTCACTGTACTGATACAGGTTTTTTATGTGCAATGGAACGCCTGAAAAACTCAGGGATTGGCCAGGAGAACATAAACATTATTGAGAAGTTTGTGATAGCCTGCAGGCGGGAAGAGCTGGCAAAGAATACTATAATATGGTACATTAATTATAGTACCCGTTTAGCACAGCGCCTTCATGATATGGGATATGACAAGACAATTGATAAGCTGGAACAGGATGATTTTGATAGGCTGTTATTTTACCTGGAGGAAGAGAGGGGACTTTCACCGAGCAGCCTTAGGAACTATAGAAAGCTGATTAAAAAGTTCTATGGATGGGCTTATAATGGCGAGCCTCCACGCTGGATTAAGGACATTAAACTTAATACCATAGATACACCTGTGCAGCCGTCTGATCTACTCACACAGGCCGATTTTGATAAGCTTATGGAGGCATGTAGACACCCCAGGGATAAAGCCCTTATTGCTGTACTTGCAGATTCCGGGATGAGAGTAGGGGCCCTGGCATCCTGCAGAGTAAAGAATGTTGTGTTCAATCAATACGGGGCCATTCTCTATATATCACCTACCAGCCAATCAAAGAAAAACACACCTGCAAAAGGTATTCCTTTAACTTGGTCCACTGGATATCTTAACCAATGGATGGCAGTACACCCACTCAGAGAAGATCCTGAAGCGCCTTTGTGGGTTACCCGTGACAGGAACATGGAACCGTTGAGTTACAAGTCTTTCCGAATCACAATAAAGAAGATTGCTGAACGCGCAGGCATAAAGAAGCGGGTTAATCCCCACAGCTTCAGGCATCTTGCTATTACTCATTGGATCTTAGACGGATACAACGAGCAGGAGATCAAGCACCGGGCCGGGTGGTCCAAAGGATCCACACAGATGTTTAAGATATATGCCAATTTCACAGATCAGGAAATTAATGATAGGATCTATGAGAAGTGCGGATTGAAGACAGAGGACAAAAGGCACGTCACCCTTAAGAAGTGTCCACGCTGCAGCAACGTGTTAAGGCAGTCGGATAAGTTCTGCTCGCAGTGCTCTCTTGTGCTGGACAGGCAGGCACTGGACGAGATCAAGCAGTATGAAGACAGGTTGCCTGAGATACTACAACTTGTAATGAGATCAGAGAAGGCAAGGGAATTAATGGGAAATATGGAGAAAAGTTAA
- a CDS encoding GNAT family N-acetyltransferase translates to MTSKIDDSEFVTHPLSKRIDISYFHCTNSDLNDFLKNDALRNQEQLINKTYVCYYQNHLVGYFTLTTDTIQVKSINSSDCVDDFPYSRYPALKLARLATDEKFQRMGVGSYMLHIAIYLTQKVSDIAGCRYITVDSKPQSVTFYTKHSFKLVEESRKKEYPVLYLNMQPIIEELEPIESLEPYIKDGTE, encoded by the coding sequence TTGACATCAAAGATAGATGATTCTGAATTTGTTACTCATCCACTTTCTAAAAGAATAGATATTTCATATTTTCACTGTACAAATAGTGATTTAAACGATTTCTTGAAAAACGATGCTCTCCGGAATCAAGAGCAACTCATCAATAAGACTTATGTCTGCTATTATCAAAATCATCTAGTAGGATATTTCACTTTAACCACCGATACAATACAAGTTAAATCAATCAATTCTTCTGACTGTGTAGATGATTTCCCTTACTCAAGATACCCAGCTTTGAAACTTGCTAGGTTAGCAACGGATGAAAAGTTCCAACGTATGGGTGTGGGATCATACATGCTACATATTGCTATATACCTAACTCAAAAGGTATCAGATATTGCAGGGTGTAGATATATTACAGTTGACTCAAAGCCACAGTCAGTAACATTTTACACAAAGCATAGTTTTAAGCTTGTTGAAGAGTCTAGGAAAAAAGAGTATCCTGTCCTTTACTTGAACATGCAACCAATTATAGAAGAACTAGAGCCGATAGAATCTTTGGAACCATATATTAAAGATGGAACAGAATGA
- a CDS encoding AbrB/MazE/SpoVT family DNA-binding domain-containing protein: MTHRILAQGKNSRTFLCIPAYLRDKFGLKKGSIVDVTDTEGKIVITPIMENDKE; the protein is encoded by the coding sequence ATGACTCACAGAATATTAGCACAGGGGAAAAACAGCCGGACCTTCCTTTGTATTCCTGCTTATCTTCGTGATAAGTTCGGATTGAAGAAAGGCAGTATAGTAGATGTGACTGACACAGAAGGAAAGATAGTAATTACTCCGATTATGGAGAATGACAAAGAATAA
- a CDS encoding CHC2 zinc finger domain-containing protein: protein MSTNGGVTVQEIKDKLDIVQVFKKYGHSLKKEGSEYKGSISATSKSGKSLHVNPDKQVYNDFAGHAGGGDVLDAIAYCEGLDIRSDFPQVLKIAADMAGIELHDSGIDYDIVAEKRELQRLYKIAFKYYHGCLPEKGLEYIRGKWGIPDKTIDEQLIGWAPDNSHLSQVPEIKDNFPEELLIKSGLFYCNGDGKLVDIYRGRIVFPYCKNGEIVYSIGRDPKWDEDRSRKKFIKQLVHSEKHPYVSRAVENVLFGLDSIKGKDMVYITEGIADAIVLLQAGLPVLSPVTVRFKESDIEQLVSSCRGKKLVKIINDNETSESGLKGAIDTAKALESAGIRAEIIILPLEG, encoded by the coding sequence ATGAGCACGAATGGCGGGGTCACTGTCCAGGAGATAAAGGACAAGTTGGATATTGTCCAAGTATTCAAAAAATACGGGCACTCGCTTAAAAAAGAAGGGAGTGAATATAAAGGTTCAATCTCTGCAACTTCGAAAAGTGGGAAATCCCTACACGTCAACCCAGATAAACAGGTATACAATGATTTTGCAGGCCATGCCGGGGGCGGGGATGTACTCGATGCTATTGCATACTGTGAAGGTCTTGATATTAGAAGTGACTTCCCACAGGTCCTTAAGATCGCTGCAGATATGGCAGGCATTGAGCTACACGACAGCGGCATAGATTATGACATTGTTGCAGAAAAAAGAGAGCTTCAGCGGTTGTATAAGATCGCATTCAAGTATTACCACGGCTGCCTACCTGAAAAGGGACTGGAATACATCCGGGGCAAGTGGGGAATACCGGATAAGACCATAGACGAGCAGTTGATTGGGTGGGCTCCAGATAATAGCCATCTGTCACAGGTCCCAGAAATTAAAGACAACTTTCCCGAGGAGTTATTGATAAAATCCGGCTTGTTCTACTGCAATGGTGATGGCAAGCTAGTCGATATCTACAGAGGAAGAATTGTATTTCCATACTGTAAGAACGGGGAAATAGTCTACTCCATTGGCAGAGATCCAAAGTGGGATGAAGACAGGAGCCGAAAGAAGTTCATAAAACAGCTGGTACACTCTGAGAAGCATCCTTATGTCAGTCGGGCTGTTGAAAATGTCTTATTTGGTCTGGATTCCATCAAAGGCAAAGACATGGTCTACATTACCGAGGGTATTGCAGATGCTATAGTGCTACTGCAGGCGGGGCTACCCGTACTTAGTCCGGTCACGGTTCGGTTTAAGGAATCCGATATCGAACAATTGGTTTCATCTTGCAGGGGTAAGAAATTAGTCAAGATCATCAATGACAATGAAACCAGTGAGAGCGGTCTTAAAGGTGCAATTGATACAGCGAAAGCCCTTGAATCGGCTGGAATACGGGCAGAAATAATCATTTTGCCTTTGGAGGGGTGA
- a CDS encoding DNA primase family protein, translating into MAKIDVAEYMLTHTKEELEGLPGVDVWTKLLSMEPVPESPQDKVRAFKNFIFEHLVDMDPVERAVFCRENGKNHFGLTKGDINTILKGVTFKSGDGRYFTGDGSFIPSKLSEDLQQKHKFITTPQGKWVYHPDTGCYQMDGEELIRRETRDALGIHSNEHYGNEVVYDISISTRKDADVFNGNSQYVNLQNGYINISSGEFFEHSPNVYFTYALPFKYDARAECPQFEKFLNVAGIDRIDALELIAYCLVPGYPIHSIHVLIGDGGNGKGTFIRLLTRLLGPENTTSYTMQELAKDPYAKAGLYGKLANLCGDMPGNRVEDTATIKSLSGGDKITARNIYGKPFDFINGAKQIYSMNQMPEYDDNTDSTYRRHNIILFKNLVEGATEGFNEEALAEEIPGIFNQALHVLPDLLKRKKFSVWRSIEETRSLVQMKSNSVAAFLATCVTVGDGETTVQDAYTAYTKFCVENGETRVTNTVFGRRLKKQHPDDIQRVPKITAGVRTFYYVGISLNPGYKNLSAFVVDTEYFKKHCNNLDKCDTAETPIDTANTAIDTAKTQINNLIFQQHETELPIKDTDNSTIFNNRSENKTDVPNVCSGVVERNAEFAVSDGENTAADNESAENHLCLCCVWDPADSVLSVSDVSGWIDDWEKSNGPIYGKKAIQAAQDICKNHRVHSTEYSYVEAAVKKRAAVTTEKNDAKETDPKLIFEAVEKRSKGRCLDCGVDTHLNEEIGKGYRCKQCHDVYSNPPPVVIPEEISLEPADSENTTVSYCKEPGIPLQDSVRKYCRDWEPVKKASINSQNYMDVVTDYLKGYILSEDMRGPIAAAVMIYAKIPQPLEVTP; encoded by the coding sequence ATGGCAAAGATAGACGTTGCCGAGTACATGCTAACCCATACAAAGGAAGAACTTGAAGGGCTGCCGGGTGTCGATGTATGGACTAAATTATTATCAATGGAACCCGTTCCAGAATCACCACAGGATAAAGTAAGGGCGTTTAAAAACTTCATTTTTGAACACCTTGTTGACATGGATCCGGTGGAGCGGGCGGTGTTCTGCAGGGAGAACGGAAAGAATCATTTCGGCCTGACAAAGGGCGATATTAATACAATACTGAAAGGTGTTACTTTCAAATCCGGGGATGGTCGCTATTTTACCGGTGACGGTTCTTTTATTCCGTCGAAATTATCTGAAGACCTACAGCAGAAACACAAATTCATTACAACACCTCAAGGAAAATGGGTTTATCACCCGGATACCGGCTGCTATCAGATGGATGGAGAAGAACTGATCCGGCGCGAGACACGGGATGCGCTTGGGATACATAGCAATGAACACTATGGTAATGAAGTGGTTTATGACATTTCAATCAGTACGCGCAAGGATGCAGACGTATTCAACGGAAACTCACAATATGTGAACCTGCAGAATGGATATATTAACATATCCAGCGGGGAATTTTTCGAGCATTCGCCCAATGTTTATTTTACATACGCACTGCCTTTCAAGTACGACGCTAGAGCGGAATGTCCGCAATTTGAAAAGTTTCTAAACGTGGCGGGCATTGATAGAATAGATGCATTAGAACTTATTGCCTACTGCTTAGTACCTGGGTATCCGATCCATTCTATACACGTCCTCATAGGGGACGGGGGGAACGGGAAGGGGACGTTTATAAGACTCCTAACCCGTCTGTTGGGTCCAGAAAATACCACATCATACACAATGCAGGAACTTGCAAAGGACCCATACGCAAAGGCCGGACTATATGGCAAACTGGCTAACCTATGCGGAGACATGCCCGGCAACCGAGTAGAGGACACAGCGACCATCAAAAGCCTATCCGGGGGGGACAAGATAACAGCAAGGAATATCTACGGCAAGCCTTTCGATTTTATCAACGGGGCTAAGCAGATATACAGTATGAACCAAATGCCGGAATATGACGACAATACCGACAGCACCTATAGACGACACAATATTATTCTTTTTAAAAATCTGGTTGAAGGCGCTACCGAGGGGTTCAATGAAGAAGCACTTGCTGAAGAGATACCGGGAATATTCAATCAGGCACTCCATGTTTTGCCGGACCTGTTGAAAAGAAAGAAGTTCAGTGTATGGAGAAGCATAGAAGAAACAAGAAGCCTCGTGCAGATGAAGAGCAACAGCGTTGCTGCATTCCTTGCCACATGTGTGACGGTCGGCGACGGAGAAACCACTGTCCAGGATGCATATACAGCATATACTAAGTTTTGTGTTGAAAACGGGGAAACCCGGGTAACAAATACTGTTTTTGGAAGGCGTCTTAAAAAGCAGCATCCCGACGATATACAGAGGGTTCCCAAAATCACGGCGGGGGTTAGGACATTTTATTATGTGGGAATATCACTGAACCCGGGATATAAAAATCTTTCAGCATTTGTGGTTGATACGGAATATTTTAAGAAGCACTGTAATAATTTGGATAAGTGCGACACAGCAGAGACACCGATCGACACAGCAAACACCGCAATCGACACAGCAAAGACACAGATAAATAATCTGATTTTTCAACAGCATGAGACTGAATTGCCTATAAAAGACACAGATAACTCTACTATATTTAATAATAGATCAGAAAACAAAACAGATGTACCTAATGTTTGTTCTGGCGTAGTAGAGAGGAATGCAGAGTTTGCTGTGTCTGATGGAGAAAACACGGCGGCTGATAATGAAAGTGCTGAAAATCATCTGTGTCTTTGCTGTGTCTGGGACCCGGCTGATAGTGTTTTATCTGTGTCTGATGTATCCGGCTGGATAGACGACTGGGAAAAGTCCAACGGTCCAATCTATGGAAAGAAGGCCATCCAGGCAGCACAAGACATCTGCAAGAATCATAGGGTACATTCAACCGAGTATAGCTATGTGGAGGCAGCTGTCAAGAAGAGGGCGGCTGTAACGACTGAGAAAAATGATGCCAAGGAAACAGATCCCAAACTGATCTTTGAGGCAGTTGAGAAAAGATCTAAGGGTCGTTGCCTAGATTGTGGGGTAGATACTCACCTTAATGAGGAGATAGGCAAGGGGTATAGGTGTAAACAATGCCATGATGTTTACTCTAATCCTCCTCCTGTGGTGATTCCTGAGGAAATCAGCCTGGAACCTGCAGATAGTGAAAACACAACAGTAAGTTACTGTAAGGAACCAGGCATACCCTTACAAGATTCTGTAAGGAAATACTGCAGAGACTGGGAACCAGTCAAAAAGGCAAGTATCAATTCTCAGAACTATATGGATGTTGTCACCGATTACCTGAAAGGTTACATACTTTCTGAGGACATGCGTGGACCTATAGCGGCGGCGGTTATGATCTATGCCAAAATTCCACAACCGTTGGAGGTGACACCATGA